A genomic stretch from Campylobacter concisus includes:
- the mqnE gene encoding aminofutalosine synthase MqnE, whose protein sequence is MMNLLQKLESGERLSKQEAFSLYELDLFTLAKFADKKRRKLHGNKVFFNVNRHINPTNICADICKFCAFSAHRKNPNPYLMSHEEILKIVDESVSHGVKEIHIVSAHNAKSGWQWYLEIFKKIKAAHPELHVKAMTAAEIDFLSRHYGLSYDEVIEKMLEYGVDSMPGGGAEIFDEEVRAKICKGKVSSENWLKIHKMWHDKGRQSNATMLFGHIESRDNRIDHMLRIRDLQDETGGFNAFIPLVYQRENNYLKDVKFLGSAEILKTLAISRLVLDNVPHIKAYWATSTLNLAMIAQEFGADDLDGTIEKESIQSAAGANSANGVTLKTFCDLIKTSGFTPIERDSLYNELKIY, encoded by the coding sequence ATAATGAATCTATTACAAAAACTAGAAAGTGGCGAGAGATTAAGCAAGCAAGAGGCTTTTTCGCTTTATGAGCTTGATCTTTTTACCTTGGCTAAATTTGCCGATAAAAAACGCAGAAAGCTGCACGGCAACAAGGTCTTTTTCAATGTAAATCGCCATATCAATCCAACAAATATCTGCGCTGATATCTGTAAATTTTGCGCATTTTCAGCTCACAGAAAAAATCCAAATCCATACTTAATGAGCCACGAAGAGATTTTAAAGATCGTTGATGAGAGCGTGAGTCACGGCGTAAAGGAGATACACATCGTATCAGCTCATAACGCGAAAAGTGGCTGGCAGTGGTATTTAGAGATTTTTAAAAAGATAAAGGCAGCTCATCCAGAGCTTCATGTAAAGGCGATGACGGCAGCTGAGATCGACTTTTTGTCAAGACACTACGGCTTAAGCTATGATGAGGTGATAGAGAAGATGCTCGAATACGGCGTCGATAGCATGCCAGGCGGCGGGGCTGAAATTTTTGATGAAGAGGTCAGGGCTAAAATTTGCAAAGGCAAAGTAAGTAGCGAAAACTGGCTAAAAATTCACAAAATGTGGCATGATAAAGGCAGACAAAGCAATGCAACGATGCTTTTTGGTCATATAGAAAGCCGTGATAATAGGATCGATCATATGCTAAGGATTAGAGACTTGCAAGATGAAACTGGCGGATTTAACGCGTTTATCCCGCTTGTCTATCAAAGAGAAAACAACTACTTAAAAGATGTGAAATTTCTAGGATCAGCTGAAATTTTAAAGACTCTGGCGATCTCACGTCTTGTGCTTGATAATGTCCCACATATCAAAGCTTACTGGGCCACTTCGACGCTAAATTTAGCGATGATCGCTCAGGAATTTGGCGCTGATGATCTTGATGGCACGATAGAAAAAGAGAGCATCCAAAGTGCAGCTGGTGCAAATAGCGCAAACGGCGTTACACTAAAGACATTTTGTGATCTTATTAAAACATCTGGTTTTACGCCGATTGAGCGTGATAGTTTATATAACGAACTTAAAATTTACTAA
- a CDS encoding phosphoribosyltransferase: MIFYSYDEFAVDTKKMAKQIKDEFDPEVILAVARGGLTLGHSLAVALNNRNLFTLNSIHYEDTNKLDTINIFNVPDLSKYTKILLVDDIIDSGESMVEIKRELLKRYPNLDIKIATVFYKEKALLLPEFKVKEAHDWIEFFWDIHI, translated from the coding sequence ATGATATTTTATAGCTATGATGAATTTGCTGTTGATACTAAAAAGATGGCAAAGCAGATAAAAGACGAGTTTGACCCAGAGGTGATACTAGCTGTGGCAAGAGGCGGTCTAACGCTTGGCCACTCGCTAGCTGTTGCACTTAATAATAGAAATTTATTTACCTTAAATTCTATCCATTATGAAGATACAAATAAGCTTGATACGATTAATATCTTTAACGTGCCAGATCTTAGCAAATACACTAAAATTTTGCTCGTCGATGATATCATCGATAGTGGCGAGAGCATGGTCGAGATAAAAAGAGAGCTACTTAAGCGTTATCCAAATTTAGATATAAAAATAGCGACCGTCTTTTATAAAGAGAAGGCTCTGCTTTTGCCAGAATTTAAGGTAAAAGAGGCTCACGACTGGATTGAGTTTTTTTGGGATATACATATTTAA
- a CDS encoding ArnT family glycosyltransferase, with protein sequence MLDKFREFVGHHVAFSVFLICLIDCIFLLYTANSLSISYSEAEIFFNKQNFLSHVLNLSVQIFGQTDLALRSVMIAFHVISVVLMYKISKFYIKLEFDRLIAVLLFILLPGTIASALIVNNAGLCVMLALLCIYFFHVKNKILFVAFFGLSFFIDGDFLIFYVGFFIFSLYKRKPPLAWLSAILFLLTLYFFGFDTNGRPSGHFIDTFGIFAAVFSPFIFIFFVYTIYRIWVKEKKDLLWFIVICSFCFCMIVSVRQRLELEQFLPFCVIATPLMVRVFFNSYRVRLPKFRKGYKICTTLVMLFLALNWSMIVFNQIFYLFLDNPTKHFVYKFDVVKELAAKLKEAEIKDLYTDNKKLALRLKFYGIDVRDESKNLLVSADLDEKSKFCIEKMGKVIANFDVRGR encoded by the coding sequence TTGCTAGATAAATTTAGAGAATTTGTTGGACATCACGTCGCCTTTAGCGTATTTTTAATATGTTTGATTGATTGTATATTTTTACTTTATACGGCAAATTCTCTTAGTATAAGTTACAGTGAAGCTGAAATTTTTTTTAACAAACAAAATTTTCTTAGCCATGTTTTAAACTTAAGTGTTCAAATTTTTGGTCAAACAGATCTTGCTTTAAGATCCGTGATGATCGCTTTTCATGTAATAAGTGTCGTTTTAATGTATAAGATAAGCAAATTTTACATTAAATTGGAGTTTGACAGACTTATTGCGGTATTGCTTTTTATCTTACTTCCTGGCACGATAGCTTCAGCTCTTATCGTCAATAATGCTGGGCTTTGCGTTATGCTGGCGCTCCTATGTATATACTTTTTTCATGTTAAAAATAAAATTTTATTTGTAGCATTTTTTGGTCTTTCTTTTTTTATAGATGGTGATTTTTTGATATTTTACGTAGGATTTTTTATATTTTCACTTTATAAAAGAAAGCCGCCACTTGCTTGGCTAAGTGCTATTTTATTTTTGCTTACGCTTTACTTTTTTGGTTTTGATACAAATGGTAGGCCAAGTGGGCACTTTATCGATACTTTTGGTATCTTTGCCGCTGTTTTTTCGCCGTTTATTTTTATCTTTTTTGTCTATACAATTTATAGAATTTGGGTAAAAGAGAAAAAAGATCTTTTATGGTTTATTGTGATTTGCTCATTTTGCTTTTGTATGATAGTCTCAGTGCGCCAAAGACTGGAGCTTGAGCAGTTTTTGCCATTTTGCGTGATCGCAACGCCACTTATGGTAAGAGTATTTTTTAATTCGTATCGTGTAAGATTGCCAAAATTTAGAAAAGGCTATAAAATTTGCACGACCTTGGTGATGCTTTTTCTAGCCCTAAACTGGTCGATGATCGTATTTAATCAAATTTTTTACCTATTTTTAGACAACCCAACAAAGCATTTTGTATATAAATTTGATGTTGTAAAAGAGCTTGCTGCTAAATTAAAAGAAGCGGAAATCAAGGATTTATACACAGATAATAAAAAGCTTGCATTAAGACTTAAATTTTATGGTATAGATGTAAGAGATGAATCTAAAAATTTATTAGTAAGCGCCGATCTAGATGAAAAATCAAAATTTTGCATAGAAAAAATGGGAAAAGTAATTGCAAATTTTGACGTAAGAGGCAGGTAA
- a CDS encoding NCS2 family permease: MKFFDLAQNKTSVKQEFGAGLTTFLAMMYIVPVNAIIMSKTGMPYEALITATALITIFSTILNGLWANTPVAMSVGMGLNAYFTFGLCIGMKVPWQTALGVVFLSGVIFVVLSFTNFRMWIIRSIPLDLRRAISAGIGTFISFVAFQQMGFIVNSDAVLVGIGNFKDPNVLLGVLGLFLVICFWAWKIKGAFILAVLATSVIAWVLDIAPHPTEIFSTPASISPIFLELDIKGALSLALLPVVITFFVTDLFDSIGTLAGVGTRAGIFDENKKDGVIKLEKTLEADAIATAAGSLVGVSTTTSFVESASGVEEGGRTGLTAVFCGLLFILTLFMLPLFKAIPGNAIYPILVMVGVLMFAELASINFKDPAIAVATFFIVVLIPLTYSITNGLAFGFMSYVIVKLIKREFSDINLGVVVLALISFIVFLVH; encoded by the coding sequence GTGAAATTTTTTGACTTAGCACAAAACAAAACGAGTGTGAAGCAGGAATTTGGAGCGGGACTTACGACGTTTTTGGCGATGATGTATATCGTGCCGGTAAATGCGATCATTATGAGCAAAACTGGCATGCCTTATGAGGCACTCATCACTGCAACTGCGCTAATTACGATCTTTTCTACGATATTAAATGGTCTTTGGGCGAACACACCAGTTGCGATGAGCGTTGGTATGGGGCTTAACGCTTATTTTACATTTGGTCTTTGTATCGGTATGAAAGTACCTTGGCAAACGGCTCTTGGCGTTGTTTTTCTAAGCGGCGTGATATTTGTCGTGCTTTCGTTTACAAATTTTAGGATGTGGATAATAAGATCGATCCCACTTGACCTACGAAGAGCGATAAGTGCTGGTATAGGCACGTTTATCAGCTTTGTCGCGTTTCAGCAAATGGGCTTTATCGTAAATAGCGACGCAGTTTTGGTTGGTATAGGAAATTTCAAAGATCCAAACGTACTTCTTGGCGTTTTGGGACTATTTTTAGTTATTTGCTTTTGGGCGTGGAAGATAAAGGGCGCGTTTATCCTAGCTGTGCTTGCTACTTCAGTAATAGCTTGGGTGCTTGATATCGCTCCTCATCCAACAGAAATTTTCTCAACTCCAGCCTCTATCTCTCCGATATTTTTAGAGCTTGACATAAAAGGCGCGCTTAGTCTAGCCTTGCTGCCAGTTGTTATCACATTTTTTGTGACCGATCTTTTTGACTCGATAGGCACACTAGCTGGTGTAGGAACGAGGGCTGGAATTTTTGATGAAAACAAAAAAGATGGCGTCATAAAACTTGAAAAAACTCTTGAAGCTGACGCTATTGCTACGGCAGCTGGCTCACTTGTAGGCGTAAGTACGACCACATCGTTTGTAGAGAGTGCTAGCGGTGTAGAAGAGGGCGGTAGAACTGGTCTAACGGCTGTATTTTGCGGACTTTTATTTATACTTACATTATTTATGTTGCCACTTTTTAAAGCGATCCCTGGCAATGCCATCTATCCGATCCTTGTAATGGTTGGCGTGCTTATGTTTGCCGAGCTTGCTAGTATAAATTTCAAAGATCCAGCCATTGCGGTTGCGACATTTTTCATAGTTGTGCTCATCCCGCTTACTTATTCGATCACAAACGGCCTTGCATTTGGCTTTATGTCATACGTCATAGTTAAGCTCATAAAGAGAGAATTTAGCGATATAAATTTAGGCGTAGTCGTGCTAGCGCTCATTAGTTTTATCGTATTTTTAGTGCATTGA
- a CDS encoding Tfp pilus assembly protein FimT/FimU: MHKNKGFTVIELIFVIIAVGILAAMIIPRLEINGAREAATQMLTHIRYAQHLAMQDDKFVYSENEKFWFKMRWGIAINDTSLQECSVDEPGVKSWKYSIFYDKRGSGNKFSGNLNSKEEVAIDTQKSNKFLSAGWRGIPQSYCNKINIDLNIEKKYGIKSVKFVGSCGKGKTQTIDFDELGRPMRVVSVTNNKGAKRPYSRLLKGDCKIVLTDKNNNVASINIEKRSGYAYIN, translated from the coding sequence ATGCATAAAAACAAGGGTTTTACTGTTATAGAGCTTATCTTCGTAATCATTGCCGTAGGCATACTTGCAGCAATGATCATACCAAGGCTAGAAATAAACGGAGCTAGGGAGGCAGCTACACAGATGCTAACGCATATAAGGTACGCCCAGCACCTTGCCATGCAAGATGATAAATTTGTTTATTCAGAAAATGAAAAATTTTGGTTTAAAATGAGATGGGGGATAGCTATTAATGACACTAGTTTGCAAGAGTGCTCTGTAGATGAGCCTGGAGTTAAATCTTGGAAATATAGTATTTTTTATGATAAAAGAGGTAGTGGTAATAAATTTAGTGGCAACTTAAATTCCAAAGAAGAGGTTGCCATCGATACACAAAAATCAAACAAATTCTTAAGTGCGGGCTGGAGAGGCATTCCTCAATCTTATTGCAATAAAATTAATATAGATTTAAATATTGAAAAAAAATATGGCATAAAATCGGTTAAATTTGTCGGTAGTTGCGGAAAAGGCAAAACACAAACCATTGATTTTGACGAATTAGGTAGGCCTATGAGAGTGGTAAGTGTTACTAACAATAAAGGAGCAAAAAGACCTTATTCAAGACTATTAAAAGGTGATTGCAAGATAGTTTTAACAGATAAAAATAATAATGTGGCCTCTATAAATATAGAAAAAAGAAGTGGATACGCATATATAAACTAA